From a region of the Mucilaginibacter auburnensis genome:
- the pgi gene encoding glucose-6-phosphate isomerase has protein sequence MLPNINFTTTDAYKYLSDHYIDMAGATMKDLFASDNERFKKFSIKFEDILLDYSKNRINDETLALLLQLAKECSLNEAIAAMFNGEAINATEGRQVLHTALRNQSNTPVYVDGKDVMPDVNSVLAHMKEFSDAVISGSWKGYTGKAITDVVNIGIGGSDLGPVMVTEALKAYKNHLNLHFVSNVDGTHIAETLKGLNAETTLFLIASKTFTTQETMANAHSAREWFITSGGNDDDVAKHFAALSTNADGVSKFGIDTKNMFEFWDWVGGRYSLWSAIGLSISLGVGFDNFTELLAGAHAMDNHFKTAEAHENLPVIVALLGIWYNNFFGAETQAILPYDQYMHRFAAYFQQGDMESNGKYVDRNGEPVDYSTGPIIWGEPGTNGQHAFYQLIHQGTKLIPCDFIAPAQSHNPLGEHHNMLLSNFFAQTEALMNGKTEDEVVAELKAAGKSEEEIAKLAQFKVFEGNRPTNSILVKKITPRSLGSLLAMYEHKIFVQGIIWNIYSFDQWGVELGKQLAGKILPELKNNDEVSSHDSSTNGLINQYKAWR, from the coding sequence ATGCTGCCAAACATTAACTTCACTACCACCGACGCTTACAAATACCTGAGCGACCATTATATAGATATGGCGGGGGCTACAATGAAAGACCTATTCGCATCTGACAATGAGCGATTTAAAAAATTCTCAATAAAATTTGAGGATATACTGCTTGATTACTCAAAAAACCGCATCAATGACGAAACATTAGCACTTTTGCTACAGTTAGCCAAAGAATGTAGTTTAAATGAGGCAATTGCCGCTATGTTTAACGGCGAAGCAATTAACGCTACCGAAGGAAGACAGGTGTTACACACTGCTTTACGCAACCAAAGCAACACACCGGTTTATGTAGATGGTAAAGATGTGATGCCTGATGTGAACAGCGTTTTGGCACATATGAAGGAGTTTAGCGATGCTGTAATATCTGGTAGCTGGAAAGGCTACACAGGGAAAGCTATTACTGATGTTGTAAATATTGGTATTGGTGGCTCTGATCTTGGACCGGTAATGGTTACAGAGGCTCTAAAAGCTTACAAAAATCATTTAAACCTGCATTTTGTATCAAACGTTGATGGTACCCATATAGCCGAAACGCTTAAAGGCTTAAATGCTGAAACAACCTTGTTTCTGATAGCATCAAAAACATTTACTACGCAGGAAACCATGGCTAACGCCCACAGCGCACGCGAATGGTTTATTACCAGTGGTGGTAACGACGATGATGTTGCCAAGCACTTTGCGGCACTTTCAACTAATGCTGATGGCGTGAGCAAGTTTGGCATTGATACCAAAAACATGTTTGAGTTTTGGGATTGGGTTGGCGGTCGTTATTCATTATGGAGCGCTATTGGTTTGTCAATATCATTAGGTGTTGGCTTTGATAACTTTACCGAGTTATTAGCCGGTGCCCACGCCATGGATAACCACTTTAAAACTGCCGAAGCGCACGAAAACCTGCCTGTTATTGTTGCTTTATTAGGCATTTGGTACAACAACTTTTTTGGTGCAGAGACACAAGCCATTTTACCATACGACCAATACATGCACCGTTTTGCAGCTTACTTCCAGCAAGGCGATATGGAAAGTAATGGTAAATATGTTGATCGTAACGGCGAGCCTGTTGATTACTCAACCGGACCAATTATTTGGGGAGAGCCCGGCACCAATGGTCAGCATGCTTTTTACCAATTAATACATCAAGGAACCAAATTAATTCCTTGTGATTTCATTGCTCCTGCACAATCGCACAATCCGTTGGGCGAGCACCATAACATGCTTTTATCTAACTTCTTTGCGCAAACAGAAGCATTGATGAATGGTAAAACCGAAGATGAGGTAGTTGCTGAGTTAAAAGCAGCTGGAAAATCAGAAGAAGAAATTGCGAAACTGGCGCAGTTTAAAGTATTTGAAGGTAACCGGCCAACCAACTCAATTTTGGTTAAAAAGATCACCCCACGCTCATTAGGTTCATTATTGGCTATGTATGAGCATAAAATATTTGTGCAAGGCATTATCTGGAACATTTACAGCTTTGACCAATGGGGTGTTGAGCTGGGCAAACAATTAGCCGGCAAAATATTACCTGAGTTGAAAAATAACGATGAGGTATCATCGCACGATTCATCAACCAATGGTTTGATTAATCAGTATAAGGCCTGGAGATAG